The Pseudosulfitobacter pseudonitzschiae genome includes a region encoding these proteins:
- a CDS encoding ferredoxin--NADP reductase, with product MTEQTPVNQVAAIKAPTLPDAQTVTSVTHWTDRLFSFRVTRPASLRFRSGEFVMIGLMGDPHPETGKQKPLLRAYSIASPAWDDELEFYSIKVQDGPLTSKLQHIQVGDEIILRPKPVGTLVHDALLPGKRLWFFSTGTGFAPFASLLREPDTYEKYDEVIITHTCRDVAELAYGAKLIEDLKADELMQELIGPENLAKIRYYPTTTREQSPKMGRITTLLEDGTVFADLGVPEITADTDRAMVCGSLAFNKDIQALLEGYGLKEGANSEPGHYVIEKAFVGDGV from the coding sequence ATGACCGAGCAAACACCCGTGAACCAAGTTGCTGCCATCAAGGCCCCGACCCTGCCCGATGCCCAGACCGTCACCTCGGTGACCCACTGGACCGACCGCCTGTTTTCCTTCCGGGTGACGCGCCCTGCGTCGCTGCGGTTCCGGTCGGGCGAGTTTGTGATGATCGGCCTGATGGGCGACCCGCACCCCGAAACCGGCAAGCAAAAGCCGCTGTTGCGCGCCTATTCCATCGCATCCCCCGCATGGGACGATGAATTGGAGTTCTATTCGATCAAGGTGCAGGACGGCCCGCTGACTTCGAAGCTGCAACATATTCAGGTCGGCGACGAGATCATCCTGCGCCCCAAGCCCGTCGGAACGCTGGTGCATGACGCGCTCTTGCCCGGCAAACGGCTGTGGTTCTTCTCCACCGGCACCGGGTTTGCGCCCTTTGCGTCGCTGCTGCGCGAACCGGATACATACGAAAAATACGACGAGGTGATCATCACCCACACCTGCCGCGATGTGGCCGAACTGGCCTATGGCGCCAAGCTGATCGAAGACCTCAAGGCCGACGAGCTGATGCAAGAGCTGATCGGGCCCGAAAATCTGGCCAAGATCCGCTATTACCCGACCACCACGCGTGAACAAAGCCCCAAGATGGGCCGCATCACCACCCTGTTGGAAGACGGCACCGTGTTTGCCGATCTGGGCGTACCTGAGATCACGGCAGACACCGACCGCGCGATGGTTTGTGGGTCGCTGGCGTTCAACAAGGATATTCAGGCACTCCTCGAAGGCTATGGCCTGAAAGAAGGTGCCAACAGCGAACCGGGTCACTATGTGATCGAAAAGGCGTTTGTGGGCGACGGGGTCTAA
- a CDS encoding DUF934 domain-containing protein: MSIIVTDTGFGPDTWEQGYTTFGEATNDVAALDVPSDVNPADITLSSSLKMVRIDFPSSHDGRGFTIARMLRLRGYTGRLRARGHVIADQYAMARRCGFDEVEISQTLAARQPEDQWLFRADWQAHDYQARLRGQTNAAI; this comes from the coding sequence ATGAGCATTATCGTGACCGACACGGGCTTTGGCCCCGACACATGGGAACAGGGCTATACCACATTCGGCGAGGCCACCAATGATGTGGCCGCGCTGGATGTGCCCAGCGACGTCAACCCCGCCGACATCACCCTGTCGTCCAGCCTGAAGATGGTGCGCATCGACTTTCCCTCGTCGCATGACGGGCGCGGCTTTACCATCGCGCGGATGTTGCGGCTGCGTGGCTACACGGGCCGTCTGCGCGCGCGCGGTCATGTGATCGCCGACCAATACGCGATGGCGCGCCGCTGTGGCTTTGACGAGGTCGAAATCAGCCAGACGCTGGCCGCCCGCCAGCCCGAGGACCAATGGCTGTTTCGTGCAGACTGGCAGGCCCATGATTATCAGGCCCGCCTGCGCGGCCAGACCAACGCGGCCATCTGA
- a CDS encoding phosphoadenylyl-sulfate reductase, translating into MLHLAQETLPEGPVPTDLHLQAEALNNRLRHHGATDVLRAAVNEIEGLALVSSFGAESVVLLHLLAMVDPSVPVLFIDTEMLFTETLVYQQEVAERLRLKDLRIIRAADSEVSFEDPDGTLHQFDTDACCALRKTRPLQKALAGHGGWITGRKRYQSGQRAQLEFFEVEDAPTGARIKVNPLARWTPEDVREYMIENRLPRHPLVAQGYPSIGCAPCTSPVAEGEDPRAGRWRNSQKDECGIHFVDGKMVRTGAQQ; encoded by the coding sequence ATGCTTCATCTTGCCCAAGAAACTCTCCCCGAAGGGCCGGTTCCCACAGACCTGCACCTTCAGGCAGAGGCGCTGAACAACCGGTTGCGCCATCACGGCGCGACCGACGTGCTGCGTGCCGCGGTGAACGAGATCGAGGGGCTGGCCCTCGTCTCGAGCTTCGGCGCGGAATCGGTTGTGCTGCTGCACCTGCTGGCGATGGTGGACCCGTCGGTTCCGGTGCTGTTCATCGACACCGAAATGCTGTTCACCGAAACGCTGGTCTACCAACAAGAGGTTGCCGAACGGCTGCGCCTGAAAGACCTGCGCATCATCCGTGCTGCGGACAGCGAGGTGTCGTTCGAAGATCCCGACGGCACCTTGCACCAGTTCGATACCGATGCCTGCTGCGCTCTGCGCAAGACGCGCCCGCTGCAAAAGGCGCTTGCAGGGCACGGCGGCTGGATCACGGGGCGCAAGCGTTATCAGTCGGGCCAACGCGCCCAGCTGGAGTTTTTCGAGGTCGAAGACGCCCCCACAGGTGCCCGCATCAAGGTCAATCCACTGGCCCGGTGGACACCCGAAGACGTGCGTGAATACATGATCGAAAACCGCCTGCCCCGTCACCCGCTGGTGGCGCAGGGCTATCCGTCCATCGGCTGTGCGCCCTGCACCTCGCCCGTGGCCGAAGGCGAAGACCCCCGCGCCGGACGGTGGCGGAATTCACAAAAGGACGAATGCGGCATTCACTTTGTCGATGGCAAAATGGTTCGCACAGGAGCACAACAATGA
- a CDS encoding nitrite/sulfite reductase: MYSYTDFDAAFVAERNRQFRAQVERRVDGSLTEDEFKPLRLMNGLYLQLHAYMLRVAIPYGTLSSRQMDQLAYLAEKWDKGYGHFTTRQNIQYNWPELRDVPDMLDALAEVQMHAIQTSGNTIRNVTADHFAGAAADEVADPRPVAELVRQWSTDHPEFQSMPRKFKVAVTGAENDRAVIRAHDIGLRIVERDGVIGYEVLVGGGLGRTPMIGKVIHDFLPEEDLLPYLESVVSVWNQIGRRDNKYKSRIKITVHEVGLEEIRRLVEERFALVKPMFAGVDQDHFARIKAQFEAPDFAHKSVGPFNQAYNDDPVFRAWADTNLTAHRAEGYSIVSISLKAHGATPGDATAGQMRVMADLARQYGHDELRISHEQNVILPHVHRADLPAIHAKLKEHGLATANINLISDIIACPGMDYCALATARSIPIAQEIATRFDDIKLEHDIGELKIKISGCINACGHHHVGHIGILGLDRAGVENYQITLGGDHTQTAAIGERAGPGFSADAIVPAIERLVDAYLDHRADRSETFLQTYRRLGMAPFKSALYPEAKSVAAE; this comes from the coding sequence ATGTATTCCTATACCGATTTCGACGCCGCATTCGTCGCCGAACGCAACCGCCAGTTCCGCGCGCAGGTCGAGCGCCGCGTTGACGGCAGCCTGACCGAGGACGAGTTCAAGCCGCTGCGCCTGATGAACGGTCTTTATTTGCAATTGCACGCCTATATGCTGCGCGTGGCTATCCCCTATGGCACGCTCTCCAGCCGCCAGATGGACCAGCTCGCCTATCTGGCCGAGAAATGGGACAAGGGCTATGGCCACTTCACCACGCGCCAGAACATCCAGTACAACTGGCCCGAACTGCGCGATGTGCCCGACATGCTGGACGCCTTGGCCGAGGTGCAGATGCACGCGATCCAGACATCCGGCAACACCATCCGCAACGTGACCGCAGACCACTTTGCCGGTGCCGCCGCGGACGAGGTCGCAGACCCGCGCCCGGTGGCCGAACTGGTGCGCCAGTGGTCCACTGATCACCCCGAATTCCAGTCCATGCCGCGCAAGTTCAAGGTTGCGGTGACCGGCGCGGAAAACGACCGCGCCGTGATCCGCGCCCATGACATCGGCCTGCGCATCGTCGAACGTGACGGCGTGATCGGCTATGAGGTCCTGGTGGGCGGCGGTCTGGGCCGCACGCCGATGATCGGCAAGGTCATCCACGACTTCCTGCCCGAAGAAGACCTGCTGCCCTATCTGGAAAGCGTCGTCAGCGTCTGGAACCAGATCGGTCGTCGCGACAACAAGTACAAGTCCCGCATCAAGATCACCGTCCACGAGGTCGGTCTGGAAGAGATCCGCCGTCTCGTCGAAGAACGTTTCGCGCTGGTCAAACCGATGTTCGCAGGCGTCGATCAGGATCACTTTGCCCGCATCAAGGCACAGTTCGAAGCCCCTGATTTTGCGCATAAATCCGTTGGTCCGTTCAATCAGGCCTATAACGATGATCCGGTGTTTCGTGCTTGGGCAGACACCAACCTGACCGCGCACCGCGCCGAAGGCTATTCCATCGTGTCGATCTCGCTGAAAGCGCATGGCGCCACGCCGGGCGATGCCACCGCCGGGCAGATGCGCGTGATGGCCGATCTGGCCCGCCAGTACGGCCATGATGAATTGCGTATCAGCCACGAGCAGAACGTGATCCTGCCCCATGTCCACCGCGCCGACCTGCCCGCAATCCATGCAAAGTTGAAGGAACACGGACTGGCCACGGCCAACATCAACCTGATCTCGGACATTATCGCCTGCCCCGGCATGGATTATTGCGCGCTGGCCACCGCCCGTTCGATCCCGATCGCTCAGGAAATCGCCACCCGCTTTGACGACATCAAGCTGGAACACGACATCGGCGAGCTGAAGATCAAGATTTCGGGCTGCATCAACGCCTGTGGCCACCACCATGTCGGGCACATCGGCATTCTGGGGCTCGACCGTGCGGGCGTGGAAAACTATCAGATCACGCTGGGCGGCGACCACACGCAAACCGCCGCTATCGGTGAACGCGCAGGCCCCGGCTTTTCCGCCGATGCCATCGTGCCCGCCATCGAACGTCTGGTCGATGCCTATCTGGATCACCGCGCCGACCGCTCGGAGACCTTCCTGCAAACCTATCGCCGCCTCGGTATGGCACCCTTCAAGTCCGCCCTGTACCCCGAAGCCAAATCCGTCGCGGCCGAGTAA
- a CDS encoding DUF2849 domain-containing protein — protein sequence MPKPYTPKVVTANHLLAGDVIYQTRDGWSRQLADAEVLTDEAHADLRLIEAAQQTGEVVGAYLADVDTSNGAPAPAHFREAFRAKGPSNYAHGKQTEVN from the coding sequence ATGCCCAAACCGTACACACCCAAAGTCGTAACTGCCAACCACCTTCTGGCGGGCGACGTGATCTATCAAACCCGTGACGGCTGGAGCCGCCAACTGGCCGATGCCGAAGTGCTGACCGACGAAGCCCACGCCGACCTGCGGCTGATCGAAGCCGCACAGCAAACCGGCGAAGTCGTTGGCGCCTATCTGGCCGATGTGGACACGTCGAACGGTGCGCCCGCGCCCGCCCACTTTCGCGAAGCCTTTCGCGCCAAAGGCCCCTCCAACTATGCCCACGGCAAACAAACCGAGGTGAACTGA
- the cysG gene encoding siroheme synthase CysG: MNHFPIFLATEGRSIVLSGGGEAALAKLRLLMKSQAAITVFAARADAQIEIWASQGKLTLVRRALQAGDARNAALFYAADEDEAEDARTAAIAKADGALVNIVDNLHDSEFITPAIVDRDPVTVAIGTEGAAPVLARAIKADLEERLPTTLGTLARIGKAFRGAADALPFGRPRRDFWRDYYFTAGPRAMAAGEDAVRPALDDLLETHLARTAREGHVAFVGAGPGDPELLTLKARRALDEADVVIHDRLISPEILELARREAVMVDAGKEGFGPSMSQDDINALIVEHARTGAQVVRLKSGDATVFGRLDEEIDAVTDAQIGWHIVPGITSASAAVAAIGQSLTKRNRNSSVRFLTGHDMKGFADHDWAALARTGEVAAIYMGKKSARFIQGRLIMHGADRATPVTVIENASRPEQRIIGTTLACLPQTLTDAYMTGPALMFYGLAPRAAAAQPIAQILQEAL; encoded by the coding sequence ATGAACCATTTTCCGATCTTTCTGGCCACCGAGGGCCGCAGCATCGTCCTTTCGGGCGGTGGCGAAGCCGCATTGGCCAAGCTGCGCCTGCTGATGAAATCGCAGGCTGCGATCACCGTGTTCGCCGCCCGTGCCGACGCGCAGATCGAAATATGGGCGTCCCAAGGCAAGCTGACGCTGGTGCGCCGCGCCTTGCAGGCCGGTGACGCGCGCAATGCTGCGCTGTTCTATGCCGCCGACGAAGACGAGGCCGAAGACGCGCGCACCGCCGCCATCGCCAAGGCCGACGGCGCGCTGGTCAACATCGTCGACAACCTGCACGACAGCGAATTCATCACCCCCGCCATCGTCGACCGCGATCCCGTGACAGTCGCCATCGGCACCGAAGGGGCAGCCCCCGTGCTGGCCCGCGCGATCAAGGCCGATCTGGAAGAACGCCTGCCCACCACTCTGGGCACACTGGCCCGCATCGGCAAAGCCTTTCGCGGTGCCGCCGACGCCCTGCCCTTTGGACGCCCGCGCCGCGATTTCTGGCGCGATTATTACTTTACCGCAGGCCCCCGCGCGATGGCAGCGGGAGAAGACGCCGTGCGCCCCGCGTTGGATGACCTGCTGGAAACCCATCTGGCCCGCACTGCCCGCGAAGGCCACGTGGCCTTTGTCGGTGCCGGCCCCGGTGACCCCGAACTGCTGACGCTCAAGGCCCGCCGCGCATTGGACGAGGCCGACGTGGTCATTCACGACCGCCTGATCAGCCCCGAAATCCTGGAACTGGCCCGCCGCGAGGCGGTGATGGTCGACGCTGGCAAAGAGGGCTTTGGCCCATCGATGTCCCAAGATGACATCAACGCGCTGATCGTCGAACACGCCCGCACCGGCGCGCAGGTGGTGCGCCTGAAATCGGGTGATGCCACCGTTTTTGGCCGTCTGGACGAAGAGATCGACGCCGTGACCGACGCGCAAATCGGCTGGCATATCGTACCCGGTATCACCTCGGCCTCTGCCGCCGTGGCCGCCATCGGTCAAAGCCTGACCAAGCGCAACCGCAACTCTTCGGTGCGGTTTCTGACGGGCCACGACATGAAAGGCTTTGCTGATCACGACTGGGCCGCACTGGCCCGGACCGGCGAGGTTGCCGCGATTTATATGGGCAAGAAATCCGCCCGCTTCATTCAGGGTCGCCTGATAATGCACGGTGCCGACCGCGCCACACCGGTGACCGTGATCGAAAACGCCTCGCGCCCCGAACAGCGGATCATCGGCACCACGCTGGCCTGTCTGCCGCAAACCCTGACAGATGCCTACATGACCGGCCCCGCCCTGATGTTCTATGGTCTCGCTCCGCGCGCGGCCGCAGCCCAACCCATCGCCCAAATTCTGCAAGAGGCCCTGTGA
- a CDS encoding Lrp/AsnC family transcriptional regulator gives MTVRIDDTDRKILAELQRDASQSLDEIAKAVGSSKTPVWNRIRKLRDGGVIGQHTVFLDADALGFEACFFVLIRTSEHDAAWQARFLKALKDRAEVQEAHRLAGDIDYILKVRVKNARAYDVFYQALISEVKVHNVTALLSMEEIKSTTMLPL, from the coding sequence ATGACTGTTCGCATCGACGATACAGACCGGAAGATTTTGGCAGAACTGCAACGCGATGCCAGCCAGTCACTGGACGAAATTGCCAAAGCAGTCGGCAGTTCCAAGACACCTGTCTGGAACCGGATTCGCAAATTGCGTGATGGTGGCGTGATCGGTCAGCACACGGTTTTTCTGGATGCCGACGCGCTGGGGTTCGAGGCGTGCTTTTTCGTGCTGATCCGCACATCCGAACATGACGCCGCTTGGCAGGCGCGGTTTCTAAAGGCACTGAAAGACCGCGCGGAAGTGCAAGAGGCGCACAGGCTGGCGGGCGACATCGACTATATCCTGAAGGTGCGGGTGAAGAACGCCCGCGCCTATGACGTGTTCTATCAGGCGCTGATTTCCGAGGTGAAGGTCCACAACGTCACGGCGCTGTTGTCGATGGAAGAAATCAAATCGACCACGATGCTACCGCTATAG
- a CDS encoding cytochrome P450, translating to MITLDQSPLDPAFVQDPYRFYDTARATGPVLYWNDYGMLAAFDHATVHALLRDKRLGREIPDELRMPVPDHLTDFYAVEEHSMLEHEPPRHTELRGLVLRAFTSRRIAGLQGDIEEICADLIARFPRDADFDLIPAYCTEVPVRVIARLLGVPEEMGPDLLRWSSAMVAMYQAGRDRAIEDAANTAAREFSDFLRGYIDARRDDPRDDLITRLIAAEEDGQKLSTNSLIGTCVLLLNAGHEATVHSLGNAVHCLLQNSVPAITPQVVEEVLRFDPPLHMFTRYAYEQVTVGDQTLSPGDQVALMLGAAGRDPAVYTAPDRFDPDRKATAHLAFGGGMHFCVGAPLARLEMQVALTALFDACPDLHEADAPRYADSFHFHKLEQLMVRL from the coding sequence ATGATAACACTTGACCAATCCCCGCTTGATCCCGCCTTTGTGCAAGACCCCTACCGATTTTACGACACGGCCCGTGCCACGGGGCCGGTGCTGTACTGGAATGATTATGGCATGTTGGCGGCCTTTGACCACGCCACAGTCCATGCGCTGTTGCGCGACAAACGGCTGGGCCGCGAAATACCGGACGAGTTGCGGATGCCGGTGCCGGACCATCTGACGGACTTTTACGCAGTCGAAGAACATTCGATGCTGGAACACGAACCGCCCCGCCACACCGAACTGCGCGGGCTGGTGCTGCGTGCGTTCACGTCGCGCCGGATTGCGGGGCTGCAAGGCGACATCGAAGAGATTTGCGCGGACCTGATTGCCAGATTTCCCCGCGATGCCGATTTCGACCTGATCCCCGCCTATTGCACCGAAGTGCCGGTGCGGGTGATTGCGCGTTTGCTGGGTGTCCCCGAAGAGATGGGCCCAGACCTGTTGCGCTGGTCCTCGGCGATGGTGGCGATGTATCAGGCGGGCCGGGACCGTGCGATCGAGGATGCGGCCAACACCGCCGCGCGCGAATTTTCCGACTTTTTGCGCGGCTATATCGACGCGCGCCGCGATGATCCGCGTGATGATCTGATCACCCGGCTGATCGCCGCCGAAGAAGACGGCCAGAAACTCAGCACCAACAGCCTGATTGGCACCTGCGTGCTGCTGCTGAATGCGGGCCACGAGGCGACGGTACATTCGCTGGGCAACGCCGTGCATTGCCTGCTGCAAAACAGCGTGCCCGCGATCACTCCGCAAGTTGTCGAAGAGGTTCTGCGCTTTGACCCGCCGCTGCACATGTTCACGCGCTACGCCTATGAGCAGGTCACAGTTGGCGACCAGACGCTTTCTCCCGGCGATCAGGTGGCACTGATGCTGGGCGCTGCGGGGCGTGATCCGGCGGTCTATACCGCCCCCGACCGCTTTGACCCCGACCGCAAGGCGACGGCGCATCTGGCCTTTGGCGGGGGAATGCATTTTTGCGTGGGTGCACCGCTGGCGCGGTTGGAAATGCAGGTGGCGCTGACAGCGCTGTTCGACGCCTGCCCCGACCTGCACGAGGCTGACGCGCCGCGCTACGCCGACAGCTTCCACTTTCACAAGCTGGAACAGCTGATGGTCCGCCTATAG
- a CDS encoding sensor histidine kinase, translating into MTGHIRKRNLIVLGFVALVALAALGLWRYGYVQALDRLQRQGESDLALASDRLTAQLQRYRELAVFMSEHPAVRAVLEGGGAAPANALFQDVADKTSALDVILVDFSGRVRAAANGTGGMNLGSTAYVRRAMQGALGTGHGVGTPLQGRAYYHAAPIFGDTTGRVIGAVIVAADVNALEADWRGSNPAVFLTDAQGVVFVSNRSELLFWQRQGGQGALSQPRGTRPAFTYHTTAGYDIWHQMWDPYLPREALHITRPLPVIGFLGAALIDIAPAQRIALLQAAAFAALCLAFGALLLVATERRRTLAQANALLEARVAERTAALVGTNAQLLREAAEREEAQAALARAQADLVQAGKLGALGHLSAGISHELNQPLMAIGSFAENGLTFMDKNRPERARENLSRISEMAQRMARIISNLRAFARQESSPSVQVDVCEVLRSAFEITGPRLREADVTATLQAPETPVWVRGGDVRLGQVFVNLITNAVDAMEGRPVRALHITVQDGAQPSVTVRDTGPGIDVPDQVFDPFYTTKSQGGAEGMGLGLSISYGIVQSFGGEIRGENTGEGAAFTVQLVPWDESEAA; encoded by the coding sequence ATGACCGGACATATCCGCAAACGCAATCTGATCGTGCTGGGCTTTGTCGCCTTGGTGGCTTTGGCCGCTTTGGGCTTGTGGCGCTATGGCTATGTTCAGGCGCTGGACCGATTGCAGCGGCAGGGCGAGTCCGATCTGGCGCTGGCGTCGGACCGGCTGACTGCGCAATTGCAGCGGTATCGCGAACTGGCGGTGTTCATGTCCGAACACCCCGCCGTGCGGGCCGTATTGGAAGGGGGCGGCGCCGCGCCTGCCAATGCATTGTTTCAGGACGTGGCTGACAAGACGTCGGCGCTGGATGTGATTCTGGTGGATTTTTCGGGTCGTGTGCGGGCGGCGGCGAACGGAACCGGAGGAATGAATCTGGGCAGCACGGCCTATGTACGGCGTGCAATGCAAGGGGCGTTGGGCACCGGTCACGGGGTGGGGACGCCATTGCAGGGGCGCGCCTATTACCACGCGGCACCGATATTTGGCGATACCACGGGGCGGGTGATCGGTGCGGTGATCGTCGCCGCAGACGTCAATGCGCTCGAGGCCGACTGGCGCGGGTCGAACCCTGCTGTGTTTCTGACCGATGCACAGGGGGTGGTTTTTGTCTCGAACCGGTCCGAGCTGTTGTTCTGGCAGCGACAGGGCGGGCAGGGCGCGTTGTCCCAACCGCGCGGCACCAGACCCGCGTTCACCTACCATACGACCGCAGGCTATGACATCTGGCACCAGATGTGGGATCCGTATCTGCCGCGCGAAGCTTTGCACATCACGCGGCCCTTGCCGGTCATCGGTTTTCTGGGGGCTGCGTTGATCGACATCGCGCCAGCGCAGCGCATCGCGCTGTTGCAGGCGGCGGCCTTTGCCGCGCTTTGTCTGGCCTTTGGTGCACTGCTGCTGGTCGCGACCGAGCGGCGGCGCACTCTGGCGCAGGCCAATGCGCTGCTAGAGGCGCGGGTGGCCGAGCGGACAGCCGCCCTTGTTGGAACCAACGCGCAATTGCTGCGCGAGGCCGCCGAGCGTGAAGAAGCGCAAGCGGCGCTGGCGCGTGCGCAGGCCGATCTGGTGCAGGCAGGCAAGTTGGGTGCGCTTGGCCATCTCAGCGCGGGCATCAGCCACGAGTTGAACCAGCCGCTGATGGCCATCGGGTCATTTGCGGAAAACGGTCTGACCTTTATGGACAAGAACCGCCCCGAGCGCGCCCGCGAGAACCTGTCGCGGATCAGTGAAATGGCGCAGCGGATGGCGCGCATCATCAGCAATCTGCGCGCCTTTGCACGGCAGGAAAGCTCACCTTCCGTGCAGGTGGACGTTTGCGAAGTGTTGCGCAGTGCGTTCGAAATCACCGGCCCGCGTCTGCGCGAGGCGGATGTGACCGCGACATTGCAGGCGCCCGAGACACCCGTTTGGGTGCGTGGCGGCGATGTGCGGCTGGGTCAGGTGTTTGTGAACCTGATCACCAATGCCGTCGACGCGATGGAGGGCAGGCCCGTCCGTGCGCTGCACATCACCGTTCAGGATGGCGCGCAGCCTTCGGTTACCGTGCGCGACACCGGGCCGGGCATCGACGTGCCCGATCAGGTCTTTGATCCGTTCTATACCACCAAAAGTCAGGGCGGTGCCGAGGGCATGGGGCTGGGGCTGTCGATTTCCTATGGCATCGTGCAAAGCTTTGGCGGAGAGATACGTGGCGAAAACACGGGCGAGGGGGCTGCCTTTACCGTGCAACTGGTCCCTTGGGATGAAAGCGAGGCGGCATGA
- a CDS encoding sigma-54-dependent transcriptional regulator, which translates to MSIRVLVVDDDAAVRDAVVQTLELADLDPLAAGSFVAAKDHITPDFDGVILSDMRMPGRDGFHLLQYALAQDRDLPVILLTGQGDIPTAVDAMAKGAFGFLEKPCAPADLLATVERGLKTRALVLENRRLRALVHSGDAAERMLFGQSELAHTLRARVRQLAAVETQVLVQGAPGTGVSKVAEVVHLCSPRSKAPFVKRASAGLEPDALREAFKEAQAGSLFIDEISQMPAATQMTLASALEGGLPCRLIAGSTQDLQAAVDNGLLNADLYYGIEMMPVRIPSLSERPEDIPVLFRHYVEQAAEQAGLSTPEISTDHLAALMAQDWPGNARSLMSAAMRFVLGMPEDMAEAAELGLSEQLARVERALLIAALGRQNGHASAAASALKLPRKTFYDKLARYGIRAEDYRR; encoded by the coding sequence ATGAGCATTCGGGTTCTGGTGGTGGATGATGATGCCGCCGTGCGTGATGCGGTGGTGCAGACGCTGGAGCTGGCGGACCTTGATCCGCTGGCAGCCGGTTCGTTCGTCGCGGCCAAGGATCACATCACACCTGATTTTGACGGGGTGATCCTGTCCGATATGCGGATGCCGGGGCGCGACGGGTTTCATTTGTTGCAATATGCGCTGGCTCAGGATCGCGACCTGCCGGTGATCTTGCTGACCGGGCAGGGAGATATTCCTACGGCTGTGGATGCGATGGCCAAGGGCGCGTTCGGGTTTCTGGAAAAACCATGCGCGCCCGCCGACCTGCTGGCGACGGTTGAACGCGGTCTGAAAACCCGTGCCCTGGTGCTGGAAAACCGTCGTTTGCGGGCGCTGGTCCACAGCGGTGATGCCGCAGAGCGGATGTTGTTCGGTCAGTCGGAACTGGCCCATACCCTGCGCGCGCGGGTGCGCCAGTTGGCGGCGGTTGAAACGCAGGTGCTGGTACAGGGCGCACCGGGCACCGGTGTGTCAAAGGTGGCCGAGGTGGTGCATCTGTGTTCGCCGCGCTCGAAAGCACCTTTTGTCAAACGCGCCAGCGCAGGGCTGGAGCCGGACGCGCTACGCGAAGCGTTTAAAGAGGCGCAGGCCGGCAGCCTGTTCATCGACGAGATCAGCCAGATGCCTGCCGCCACCCAGATGACACTGGCCAGCGCGCTTGAGGGCGGTTTGCCGTGTCGACTGATCGCGGGCAGCACGCAGGATTTGCAGGCGGCGGTCGACAACGGGCTGCTGAACGCCGACCTCTATTACGGGATTGAAATGATGCCGGTGCGTATTCCCTCCCTGTCCGAACGTCCCGAGGATATACCGGTGCTGTTTCGTCACTATGTCGAACAAGCGGCCGAACAGGCAGGCCTGAGCACACCCGAGATCAGCACGGATCACCTTGCGGCATTGATGGCGCAGGACTGGCCCGGCAACGCGCGGTCGTTGATGAGTGCAGCCATGCGTTTTGTGCTGGGTATGCCCGAAGACATGGCCGAGGCCGCCGAACTGGGGCTGAGCGAGCAATTGGCGCGGGTCGAACGTGCGCTGTTGATCGCGGCACTGGGGCGGCAGAACGGACATGCAAGTGCGGCGGCATCCGCCCTGAAATTGCCGCGCAAAACCTTCTACGACAAACTGGCCCGCTACGGGATTCGGGCAGAGGACTATCGGCGCTAG